The Bradyrhizobium guangxiense genomic sequence GAGGTGCAGGGCACGAAAGCGCGCGACGAGGTCGGTGCCATGGCGCGCGCGGTGGAGGTGTTCCGCGAGAACGCGATCGCCAAGCGCGAGACCGAGGACGAGCTGCGCGCTTCCAAGGAGAAGGCCGAGAGCGCGCTGCTCGAGCTCAACACCGCGCAACAGAACCTGATCGACGCCGAGCGGCTGGCGGCGCTCGGCGGCCTCGTTGCCGGCGTCGCGCACGAGGTCAACAACCCGATCGGCATCAGCCTGACGGTTGCCTCGAGCTTTGCCCGGCGTACGGAAATCTTCGAGGCCCAGCTCAAGGGCGACGGCGGCTTGCGCCGCTCGCAGCTGGAAGAGTTCGTGCAATCCTCGCGCGACGCCTCGCAGCAGCTCGTCGCCAATCTCCAGCGCGCCGGCGAATTGATCCAGTCGTTCAAGCAGGTCGCGGTCGACCGTTCCCATGCCGAGCGGCGGCAATTCAGCTTGAGCGAGGCCACCGACCAGATCATTGCAAGCCTGCGCCCGGTCTTGAAGCGCTCGCCGATCACGCTCGGCGTCGACGTGCCCGAGGGGCTGCTGCTCGACGGCTATCCCGGCTCCTATGGCCAGATCCTGACCAATCTCTTCCTCAACGCCGCCAACCACGCCTTCGCCGACGGGCGCGCCGGCACCATCACGATCTCGGCCCGACCGCGCGGGACCGACGACATCGAGCTGATCTTCACCGACGACGGGGCCGGCATGACCCCCGACGTGCAGCGCCAGGCCTTTGACCCTTTCTTTACCACCCGGCGCAATGAAGGCGGTACGGGCCTCGGCCTGCATATCGTCTATAACCTCGTCACCCAGCAGCTCGGCGGCCGCATGATGCTGGAATCCAAGCTGGGACAAGGCACTACTTTTCGCATTATCATGCCCCGGGTCGCCAAGGGCGGCGCGCAAAGCACAGAAAGTGACGGGACTTCTCAATGGCCGAACAGGACGATGTCCTCCACCTGATCGACGATACCGGTGCCGCGTCGGAGGATAGCAACGCCCGGAAGTGGAAGATCGCCGTCATCGACGACGATCCGGCCGTGCATGACGGCACGCGTTTTGCGCTCTCGGATTACAGTCTCAACGGCCAGAGCCTCGAGATCCTGTCGGCCTATTCCGCGGCGGAGGGCCGCAAGCTGATGGCCGAGCACAGCGACATCGCCGCCGTGCTGCTCGACGTCATCATGGAGACCGACGTCGCCGGCCTCGAGCTGGTCGAGTTCATCCGCAACGAGATCCGGAACGAGACCGTGCGCATCATCCTGCGTACCGGCCAGCCCGGCCAGGCGCCGGAACGGCGCGTGATCGTGCAGTACGACATCAACGACTACAAGGCCAAGACCGAGCTCACCGCGGACAAGCTGTTCACCTCGCTGACCGCAGCGCTGCGCTCCTATCAGCAGCTCGAACGCATGGTGCAGACGCGGCGCGGGCTCGAGATCATCATCGACGCCGCCTCGACGCTGTACGACTTCAAGTCGATGCAGCGGCTCGCCGAGGGCGGTTTGACCCAGCTCGCCTCGCTGCTCAACGTCGATTGCGCCGGCATCCTGGTCCTGCGCGACAATGGCGGCGTCGATCCCGAGCTTTCGGTGCTCGCCGGCAGCGGCTGCTACAGCCGCTTCATCGGCACCACCTCCTCGAAGGCGCTCGACCCCGAATTGCGCGAGATGGTCGAGGCCGCGTTCCAGCGCCGCAAGAACGAATTCGCCGACCATCGCAGCGTGATCTATTTGCGCACCGGATCCGGCCGCGAGGTCGTGGTGCTGCTGCAGGCCGAGCGCGAGCTGTCCGAGACCGACCGCTCGCTGGTCGAGATATTCTCTTCCAGACTCTCGATCGCCTTCGACAACGTCATCCTCTACCAGCAGCTCCAGGACGCCAACACCCAGCTGGAGGACCGCGTCGCCCAGCGCACCCGGGCCCTGATGCAGGCCAACCGCCGCCTCTCCGCGCAATGGCTGCGGCTGCAGCGCGCCAACGGCTTCAAGAACGAGATTCTGGGCACCGTCGCGCACGATCTGAAGAACCCGCTCGGCGTCATCCTCGGCCGCACCGAGATGCTGAAGGAGCTGATCTCGACCGGCGCCTCGGAAGGCGGCGTGGTCGCCCAGGTCGACCATATCCGCGACGCTACCAAGCGCCTGACCACGATGGTCGACCATCTGATCTCGGACGCGATGGCCGATGCCTTCGACATTACCATCCGCCGCGAGCCGGTCGACGTCGCGGGCCTGGTCAAGGAGGTCGCCGATGCCAACCAGCCGCTCGCCGTCAACAAGCAGCAGACGATCAGCGTCACCGCGCCGCCCAACATCGTCACCATGTGCGACACCGACCGCATCCGCGAGGCGATCGACAATCTCATCAGCAACGCCATCAAATACTCGCCGATCGGCGGCAAGATCGATGTGGCGGTCAGCCACGAGGGCAGCGACACCATCGTCCGCGTCAGCGACGAGGGCGCCGGCCTGTCGCCGGAGGATCTCGGCCGCCTGTTCGGCCGCTTCCAGCGGCTGTCAGCCAAACCCACCGCCGGCGAGAGCTCGACGGGGCTTGGGCTGTCCATCGTCAAGCGGATCGTCGACATGCATGGCGGCGATGTGACCGCCGACAGCGACGGACCCGGCAAGGGCTCGACCTTCACCATCACCCTCCCCGCGACCGAAATGCCGTGATGCAGAGACCATGACCCAAAGCCAGCACATCATGATCGTCGACGACGAGGCCCCGGCCCGGGAGATGGTCGGCGATTATCTCAAGATGCACGGCTTCACCGTGACGCTGTGCGACGGCGGCAAGTCCTTGCGCGCCGCGATCCAGGGCAGCATGCCCGATCTCGTCGTGCTCGACCTCAACATGCCCGAGGAAGACGGCCTCTCGATCATCCGCGATCTCAAGAGCCGCATCAACGTGCCGGTCATCATGCTGACGGCGACCGCGAGCCCGATCGACCGCGTCGTCGGTCTCGAGCTCGGCGCCGACGACTACGTCGCCAAGCCTTGCGAGCTGCGCGAGCTGATGGCGCGCATCCGCTCGGTGCTACGCAGAAGCGTGCCGGCCAAGGCTGCCGCGCCGGACGCCGCCGCGGCAAAGTCCGACAAGGAGCAGCTGGTGCGCTTCGGCACCAAATGGCTCGATCTCGAAGCGCAGGCCTTGCGCGACGACGAGGGCAACGAGCATCCGCTGACGGCATCCGAGTTCGGACTACTCAAGGTGTTCGCGGCCAATCCGAAGCGCGTGCTGTCGCGCGAGCGCCTGCTCGAGCTTGCGAACGCCCGCGATGCCGAAGCCTTCGACCGCGCCGTGGACCTGCGCATCATGCGCATCCGCCGCAAGATCGAGCCCGACCCGGCCAAGCCGGCCGTGATCCGCACCATCCGCGGCGGCGGCTATCTGTTCTCGCCGCAGGGCGAGAAGGCGTAGAGCGCGGCAAGCGCGCCCTCGGGCGCGCGCCGGCGCAGGGGACGACGGTGGTGAGCCAGGCGCGGCCAAACGCAAATCGCGGGGATTCGTTCCTCGGCGCTGCGATCCGCCACAAAACACCCACCCCCGTATTTTCCGTACATTGAAATTCCACGACTTTTTGCCCCGAATGTTTCGTCGCGGGCCTCCCGACGAAACAATTTGACGGCGCACGAAACCATTTTCCGCTTTTCGTGCAGACGTCCCGAAACGTTGGCTCATTAACACTTTGGTCCAAGGAAACGCCGCTCGGTTGCGGCGCTACGGGGAGCCAAGTCCATGCCGAACGTCATCGCCATCAACGCCCAGGCCAGCCAGAGCATCATCGCCGCTCAGGCGACTTCGGACGACATGCTCCTCGAGAGCATTGCCGACGGCAACCGGACGGCCATGCACATCCTCTATTGCCGGCACAATGTGCGGGTCTATCGCTTCATCCTGCGCATCGTGCGCGACGCCACGGCGGCGGAAGACCTCGTCAGCCAGGTGTTTCTGGACGTGTGGCGGACCGCCGGCCAATTCCAGGGCCGCTCCCAGGTTTCGACCTGGCTGCTCTCGATCGCCCGTTTCAAGGCCCTGACCGCGATGCGCCAGCGCCGCTTCGAGGACATCGACCAGGAGGACGTGCGTCAGATTCCCGATGATTCCGACACGCCAGAGACCTCGCTCGACCGCAGCGACACCAGTGCCATCCTGCGCGCCTGCGTGGAGAAGCTGTCGCCGGCGCACCGCGAGATCATCAACCTCGTCTACTACCACGAGAAGTCGGTAGAGGAGGTCGGGCGGATCATCGGCATCCCCCAGAGCACCGTGAAGACGCGGATGTTCTACGCCCGCAAGCAATTGGCCGATTTGCTTAAGGGCGCCGGCGTCGACCGTTTCGCGGCGTAAGATGAAGAATTTCAAGGAGATAGGTCCCGCAATCAGGCCCTATCCCTGGACACAGAAGCGTTACCGCCGACGAAACAATTGAAACAAACGACAACATCAGGCGGAAAAACTTCCCCCCTATAAGGCTCCC encodes the following:
- a CDS encoding response regulator, with translation MTQSQHIMIVDDEAPAREMVGDYLKMHGFTVTLCDGGKSLRAAIQGSMPDLVVLDLNMPEEDGLSIIRDLKSRINVPVIMLTATASPIDRVVGLELGADDYVAKPCELRELMARIRSVLRRSVPAKAAAPDAAAAKSDKEQLVRFGTKWLDLEAQALRDDEGNEHPLTASEFGLLKVFAANPKRVLSRERLLELANARDAEAFDRAVDLRIMRIRRKIEPDPAKPAVIRTIRGGGYLFSPQGEKA
- a CDS encoding ATP-binding response regulator: MAEQDDVLHLIDDTGAASEDSNARKWKIAVIDDDPAVHDGTRFALSDYSLNGQSLEILSAYSAAEGRKLMAEHSDIAAVLLDVIMETDVAGLELVEFIRNEIRNETVRIILRTGQPGQAPERRVIVQYDINDYKAKTELTADKLFTSLTAALRSYQQLERMVQTRRGLEIIIDAASTLYDFKSMQRLAEGGLTQLASLLNVDCAGILVLRDNGGVDPELSVLAGSGCYSRFIGTTSSKALDPELREMVEAAFQRRKNEFADHRSVIYLRTGSGREVVVLLQAERELSETDRSLVEIFSSRLSIAFDNVILYQQLQDANTQLEDRVAQRTRALMQANRRLSAQWLRLQRANGFKNEILGTVAHDLKNPLGVILGRTEMLKELISTGASEGGVVAQVDHIRDATKRLTTMVDHLISDAMADAFDITIRREPVDVAGLVKEVADANQPLAVNKQQTISVTAPPNIVTMCDTDRIREAIDNLISNAIKYSPIGGKIDVAVSHEGSDTIVRVSDEGAGLSPEDLGRLFGRFQRLSAKPTAGESSTGLGLSIVKRIVDMHGGDVTADSDGPGKGSTFTITLPATEMP
- a CDS encoding sigma-70 family RNA polymerase sigma factor produces the protein MPNVIAINAQASQSIIAAQATSDDMLLESIADGNRTAMHILYCRHNVRVYRFILRIVRDATAAEDLVSQVFLDVWRTAGQFQGRSQVSTWLLSIARFKALTAMRQRRFEDIDQEDVRQIPDDSDTPETSLDRSDTSAILRACVEKLSPAHREIINLVYYHEKSVEEVGRIIGIPQSTVKTRMFYARKQLADLLKGAGVDRFAA